Below is a genomic region from Catenuloplanes atrovinosus.
GACGACCAACCTCGAGCGGTCGATCTCGGACAAGGGCATCTACCCGGCCGTGGACCCGCTGGCCTCCAGCTCGCGGCTGCTCGCGCCGGAGTTCGTCGGCCAGGAGCACTACTCGGTCGCCCGTGAGGTGCAGCGAATCCTGCAGAAGTACAAGGACCTGCAGGACATCATCGCCATCCTCGGCATGGACGAGCTGTCCGAGGAGGACAAGGTCACGGTGGGCCGCGCCCGCCGGATCGAGCGCTTCCTCTCGCAGAACACCTACGCCGCCGAGCAGTTCACCGGCGTCCCGGGTTCGACGGTCCCGCTGAAGGAGACCATCGAGTCGTTCAAGAAGATCTCCGAGGGCGAGTACGACCACTTCCCCGAGCAGGCGTTCTTCATGTGCGGCGGCCTCGAGGACCTGGAGCGCAACGCGCACGAGCTGATGAAGTAGCACCTCGTCTCGTCGAGGGAGGGCCCCGCCGTGCGGCGGGGCCCTCTTTTGTGCGGTCATGTGACTACTTTTCGTAATTTATGGGTAACCTTCGGTAATGACAGCAGCCGGAGCCCCGCCGCAGCCGAGATGGGTACGGTTCTGCGTCTTCCTCGGCGTGGTCCTGCTGGTGATCAGCGGCCTGGTGGTGATCGGCGTCAGCGTGCTGGAGGAGCGCTACTCCGGCCGGGTGGTGACCGCCGACCTGTTCGGCGACTCCGACGACTTCGCGCCGCTGGCCGTCGCCACGCCGCGGCCGCAGTACGGCGAGACCCGCACGCTCTCCGGCGACCTGGGCGGCGACGTGGACCTGAACGGCCCGCTCGACCTGCTGCTGGTCGGCATCGACCCGAGACCGAACGAGGCACCCCGGCCGCCGCTGGCCGACGCGATCATGGTGCTGCACGTGGACGCGGCGCACGAGCACGCGTACCTCTTCTCGCTGCCGCGTGACCTGATCGTGGAGATCCCGGCGTTCGCCAAGGCCGGCTACGGCGGCGGCACCGGCAAGATCAACGGCGCGATGGCGTACGGCAGCCGGGTCCGTGAGACCGGCGGGCTGGACACCGCGCAAGGCTTCCAGCTGCTGGCCCGTACCGTGATCGCGCGGACCGGCATCCCGCGCTTCGAGGCCGGTGCGATCATCGACTTCAGCGGCTTCGAGGCGGTGGTGGACGCGCTCGGCGGCGTCGACATGTACGTGGACGAGCGCACGCTCTCCATCCACCACGCGCCGAACGGCACGCTGCGCCCCGGGTACGGCCCGCAGAAGACCTACGAGGTCGGGCGGCAGCACATGAGCGGCTGGGAGGCGCTGGACTTCGTCCGGCAGCGCAAGAGCCTGTCCGAGGGCGACTACGCGCGGCAGCGGCACCAGAAGCAGTTCCTCAAGGCGGTGCTCACCCAGGCGACCGACTCCGGGCTGCTCACCGACCCGCTGCGGCTGGACCGGGTGCTGCGCGCGGCGGGGGAGTCGCTGACCTTCAGCGGGCGCGGTCACGACCTGCTGGACTACGCGCTGACGCTGCGCCACCTCCGGCCGGACGACCTCACCATGGTGCAACTGCCCGGCGCGGCGGTCGGGCGCGGCGCCGGGTACCGCGGCGAGCACCTGCTGCCGGTCGCGGACGACTTCTTCGCCGCGGTCGCGGCCGACCGCGTGGCGGAGTTCCTGGTCGAACACCCGGACCTGGCCTCGTGAACAGCGTGTAACGAGTGCCACCCGGCTTGGGCCGTTGCCGGGCTCCCGACTAGACTCGGGCAATCCCCGGCGGTCCGTCCCCTGGGTCAGTCGCATCCTGGGTGAGACCTGAAACCACCGGTCGGCCGGTTGACGAGGAGTCTGGCGTGGCTAAGCAGCTGCATGTCGAGGTCGTTGCCGTCGAGCAGAAGGTGTGGGTCGGTGAGGCCGAAATGGTCGTCGCCCGCACCACCGAGGGCGAGCTCGGGGTCCTGCCCGGTCACGCCCCGCTGCTCGGCCAGCTGAAGGAGCCGTCCCAGGTGCGGGTGAAGCTCGCCGGTGGCGAGCAGCTCAGCTGGGACGTGACCGGCGGATTCCTCTCGGTCACCGGGGCCGGCGTCACGGTCCTGGCCGAGGAGGCCTCCGCGGCCACGGCTCCCGCCTCCGCGGCTCACTGACCGGACGGCGCCGATGCTGATCGTGGAGTGGATCGGGATCGGCGTCCTCGCCCTGCTGCTCGCGTTCGGCGTGCTGGTGCTCCGCCGTGCCCTGTTCGTCCGGGCCGGCGGCACGATCCGGCTGAGCGTGCGCACCTCCAGCGCGGTGCCCGAGCGCGGCTGGTCCAACGGGCTCGGCCGGTTCGTCGGCGACGACCTGCGGTGGTACCGGATCTTCAGCTTCGCGCTGCGGCCGAAGCGCACGCTCACGCGTACCGGCCTGGTGATCGTGTCCCGCCGTTCGCCGGCCGGGCAGGAGGCCTACTCGCTGCCCGAGGACTGGGTGATCCTGCGCTGCTCCTGGCCCGGCCGGGAGACCGTGGAGATCGCCATGGCGGCCACCACGGTCACCGGCTTCCTGTCCTGGCTGGAGTCCGCGCCGCCCGGCGAGGTCTCCACCCGCTTAGGCCGTGAGTCGACGCGGTGACCGGCCCGCGGCGGGGCCCAGGCGCTGCCTGGCCGCACGCCGCGAACGCCCCCGTACAACACCGGCATGAGGGCGCCCGCGCCCCGCTCCGGCCCTGCGCCGACTCACGACCTGCGATGTGACCCGCCCGGCCGCCAGAGCACGTCACCGTCCGGGTTCGCGGCCCGGGACAGGATGAACAGCAGGTCCGACAGCCGGTTGAGATACTTCGCGGGCAGCGGGCCGGTGCGCTCGCCGTCGGCCTCGATCAGCGCCCAGGCCCGCCGCTCGGCGCGGCGCGCGGTGGTGCGCGCCACGTGCAGCAGCGCGGCGCCGGGCGTGCCGCCGGGCAGCACGAACGAGCTCAGCGGCTCCCGGTGCGCGTTGAACTCGTCGCACCAGCGCTCCAGGCGCGTCACGTACTCCTCGGTGATCCGCAGTGGAGGGTGTTCCGGCGCGGTCTCGGAGAGCGGGTTGGCCAGGTCCGCGCCCACGTCGAACAGGTCGTTCTGGATCTCGGCGAGCACCGCGCGGATCTCCGCCGGCAGCTCGCCCATGGCGACCGCCACGCCGATCGCCGCGTTCGTCTCGTCCACGTCCGCGTAGGCGGCGATCCGCGGCGAGGTCTTCGGGACCAGCTCGTTGTCGAGCAGCCGGGTGCTGCCCGCGTCGCCGGTCCGGGTGTAGATGCGTGTGAGGTGAACGGCCATGCCGCCCAGCCTACGATGGTGTCCGTGGATCAGATCTCGGTGAACGGCGGTGCCCGGCTCGCGGGCGAGGTACGGGTGGCCGGCGCGAAGAACTCCGCGCTCAAGCTGATGGCCGCGGCGCTGCTGGCCCCGGGCCGGACCGTGATCACCAACGTGCCGCGGATCACCGACATCGCGATCATGGCGCAGGTGCTCGACCGGCTCGGCTGCACCGTGGACTTCGTCGACGAGCCCGGCCCGGACGGTACGCCGTCGCCGGTGCGCGAGGTGGTCATCGACGTGCCGGAGACGCTCGGCACCGAGGCCGACTACGACCTGGTCCGCCGCCTGCGGGCGTCCATCGCGGTGCTCGGCCCGCTGCTGGCCCGCTGCGGCTACGTGCGGGTGGCCCACCCGGGCGGCGACGCGATCGGCTCCCGCGGCCTGGACATGCACGTGGCCGGCCTGGCCCGGATGGGTGCGGACATCACCGGCGAGCACGGCTTCGTGATCGCGTCCGCGGCCGGCGGCCTGCGCGGCGCCACCATATGGCTCGACTTCCCCAGCGTCGGCGCCACGGAGAACCTGCTGATGGCCGCGGTGCTGGCCAAGGGCGTCACCGAGATCGACAACGCGGCGCGCGAGCCGGAGATCGTGGACATCTGCGCGATGCTGACCGCGATGGGTGCGCGGATCGAGGGCGCCGGCACGTCCACGCTGCGGATCGAGGGCGTCGCCGAGCTGCGGCCGGTGGTGCACGCCACGATCGGCGACCGGATCGTCGCCGGGACCTGGGCCTACGGCGCCGCGATGACGCGCGGGGACGTGACCGTGACCGGCATCGACCCGGCGTACCTCGAGATCGCGCTGGACAAGCTGCGGACCGCCGGCTGCGAGGTGACGACGAGCCAGGACCATTTCCGGGTACGCATGGACGAGCGCCCCCGCTCGGTGGACGTCGTCACGCTGCCGTACCCGGGGTTCGCCACCGACCTGCTGCCGATGGCGATCGGCCTGGCCGCGGTCAGCGAGGGCGCGTCACTGGTCACGGAGAACATCTTCGACGGCCGGTTCATGTTCGTGAACGAGATGGCCCGGCTCGGCGCGGAGATCAAGACCGACGGCCACCACGCGGTGGTACGCGGCCGGGAGCGGCTCTCCGGCGCGCCGGTGCGCGCCACCGACATCCGGGCCGGGGCCGGGCTGGTGATCGCGGGCCTGTGCGCCGAGGGCGTGACCGAGGTCGGCCACGTGCACCACATCGACCGGGGCTATCCGAACTTCGTGGCGGACCTGCGCGCGCTCGGCGTGGAGGTGCACCGTTCCGCGGCACCGCCGGACGTCATCGGCTGATGCCGTCGATCCCGGGCGTCACTGGTTGATCAGGCGGCGCGCCCGGGACAGTTCCTCCGGGAAGACCAGAATGAGCCGGCGGCCGTCGTGCGCGGCCGCCACCGTGGCCCGGATGCCGGCGCCGTGCAGCAGCCGCCGGAAGTCCGCGGCCGTACCCTCGTCGTCCGCGGTCACGGCCGGCGTGAGCAGCCCGAAGTCCTGCTCGCCGAGCATGCCCAGGCCCTCGTTCAGCTCGCGGTCCAGCGCGTGCAGCATCGTCTCGCCGCGGGCGTCGGTGTCCCGGCGCAGGGCCCAGCGCAGCACGCCGGCGAGCAGGGCGCAGAGCGCGAGCGCGATGAGGGGCCCGGCCAGGTACCAGCCGGTGCTATCGGGCATGCGCCCATCTTGCCCCGGAAGATCCCGCGGCCACGCGGGCTTTTCCAAAGTCCCTCTCACGTAAGGTCTCCTTAGTGATCGTTCAAGGGAGGGTGTCGTGACGGGACGACTCGCGGTCGTGGGGGCCGGACTGATGGGATCGGGCATCGCCCAGGAGGCGGCGCGGGCCGGCTGGCACGTCACACTGCGTGACTTGGACGCGCCGGCCGTGGAGCGCGGGCTCGCCGCCGTCCGGGGCTCGCTGGACCGGTTCGTCGCCAAGGAGCGGATCACCGCGGCCGACGCGGAGCGGGCGCTGTCCCGGATCACCACCACCACGGACCTGCCCGAGGCGGTGGCGGACGCGGACATCGTGGTGGAGGCCGTGTTCGAGCGGCTGGATGTCAAGCAGGACGTCTTCCGTACCCTCGATGAGGTCTGCAAGCCCTCGGCGGTGCTGGCCACGAACACCAGCGCCATCCCGATCACGCAGATCGCGGCCGTGACCGGCCGCCCGGGCTCGGTGGTCGGCACCCACTTCTTCTCGCCGGTGCCGATGATGCCGCTGTGCGAGCTGGTCCGCGGCCACCGCACCTCGGACGAGACGCTGGCCACGGCGCGCGCGTTCGCCGAGGAGATCGGCAAGACGTGCATCGTGGTGGAGCGCGACATCGCCGGGTTCGTCACCACCCGGCTGATCACCGCGCTGGTCGTCGAGGCCGTCGGGCTGGTCGAGTCCGGCGTGGTCAGCGCGGAGGACCTGGACACGGCGTGCCGGCTCGGCTTCGGGCACGCGATGGGCCCGCTGGCCACCGCGGACCTCACCGGCATCGACGTGCTGCTGCACGCCGCCCGCAACATCCACACCGACTCGGGCGACCCGAAGTTCTTCCCGCCGGAACTGATGCAGCGCATGGTCACCGCGGGCGAGCTGGGCCGGAAGTCCGGGAAGGGGTTCTACGACTACTGAGCAATCTTCAACCTGCCCGCGGGGTCGCGCGGCGTGGCGACGCTCGACGGCCCGGGTGCGCCACGTTGACAACGGCTCACTGATGCGGCTCCAGGTGGGCGCGCTCGCCCTGCGGGCCGAAGAGCGTGAGCAGCTCCGCGGGCTGGGCGCCGGCGCTGCCGATCCAGTGCGGCACGCGCGTGTCGAACTCCGCGGCCTCGCCGGCGCCCAGCACGAACTCCCGCTCGCCCAGCACGAACCGGATGCTGCCGTTGAGCACGT
It encodes:
- a CDS encoding cob(I)yrinic acid a,c-diamide adenosyltransferase codes for the protein MAVHLTRIYTRTGDAGSTRLLDNELVPKTSPRIAAYADVDETNAAIGVAVAMGELPAEIRAVLAEIQNDLFDVGADLANPLSETAPEHPPLRITEEYVTRLERWCDEFNAHREPLSSFVLPGGTPGAALLHVARTTARRAERRAWALIEADGERTGPLPAKYLNRLSDLLFILSRAANPDGDVLWRPGGSHRRS
- a CDS encoding DUF2550 domain-containing protein, which translates into the protein MLIVEWIGIGVLALLLAFGVLVLRRALFVRAGGTIRLSVRTSSAVPERGWSNGLGRFVGDDLRWYRIFSFALRPKRTLTRTGLVIVSRRSPAGQEAYSLPEDWVILRCSWPGRETVEIAMAATTVTGFLSWLESAPPGEVSTRLGRESTR
- a CDS encoding 3-hydroxyacyl-CoA dehydrogenase family protein, whose translation is MTGRLAVVGAGLMGSGIAQEAARAGWHVTLRDLDAPAVERGLAAVRGSLDRFVAKERITAADAERALSRITTTTDLPEAVADADIVVEAVFERLDVKQDVFRTLDEVCKPSAVLATNTSAIPITQIAAVTGRPGSVVGTHFFSPVPMMPLCELVRGHRTSDETLATARAFAEEIGKTCIVVERDIAGFVTTRLITALVVEAVGLVESGVVSAEDLDTACRLGFGHAMGPLATADLTGIDVLLHAARNIHTDSGDPKFFPPELMQRMVTAGELGRKSGKGFYDY
- a CDS encoding LCP family protein; amino-acid sequence: MTAAGAPPQPRWVRFCVFLGVVLLVISGLVVIGVSVLEERYSGRVVTADLFGDSDDFAPLAVATPRPQYGETRTLSGDLGGDVDLNGPLDLLLVGIDPRPNEAPRPPLADAIMVLHVDAAHEHAYLFSLPRDLIVEIPAFAKAGYGGGTGKINGAMAYGSRVRETGGLDTAQGFQLLARTVIARTGIPRFEAGAIIDFSGFEAVVDALGGVDMYVDERTLSIHHAPNGTLRPGYGPQKTYEVGRQHMSGWEALDFVRQRKSLSEGDYARQRHQKQFLKAVLTQATDSGLLTDPLRLDRVLRAAGESLTFSGRGHDLLDYALTLRHLRPDDLTMVQLPGAAVGRGAGYRGEHLLPVADDFFAAVAADRVAEFLVEHPDLAS
- the murA gene encoding UDP-N-acetylglucosamine 1-carboxyvinyltransferase → MVSVDQISVNGGARLAGEVRVAGAKNSALKLMAAALLAPGRTVITNVPRITDIAIMAQVLDRLGCTVDFVDEPGPDGTPSPVREVVIDVPETLGTEADYDLVRRLRASIAVLGPLLARCGYVRVAHPGGDAIGSRGLDMHVAGLARMGADITGEHGFVIASAAGGLRGATIWLDFPSVGATENLLMAAVLAKGVTEIDNAAREPEIVDICAMLTAMGARIEGAGTSTLRIEGVAELRPVVHATIGDRIVAGTWAYGAAMTRGDVTVTGIDPAYLEIALDKLRTAGCEVTTSQDHFRVRMDERPRSVDVVTLPYPGFATDLLPMAIGLAAVSEGASLVTENIFDGRFMFVNEMARLGAEIKTDGHHAVVRGRERLSGAPVRATDIRAGAGLVIAGLCAEGVTEVGHVHHIDRGYPNFVADLRALGVEVHRSAAPPDVIG
- a CDS encoding F0F1 ATP synthase subunit epsilon gives rise to the protein MAKQLHVEVVAVEQKVWVGEAEMVVARTTEGELGVLPGHAPLLGQLKEPSQVRVKLAGGEQLSWDVTGGFLSVTGAGVTVLAEEASAATAPASAAH